The window ATGAAGAGGATCTCATTAATTAATTTCCGGGCAGCAACGGTATCAGCGGGGATAAAATGAACCCTGATCAATAAAATTGACAGTGGGTGGCTATGAGGAAATAGCTATAATTTTCCGTTATTATGCAAAAATTTTCCGTTATTATGCAAATATACGATTTTTTAGCACATTTCGTTGGTCATTGGTCATTGGTCATTGGTCATTGGTCATTGGTCATTGGTCATTGGTCATTGGTCATTGGTCATTGGTCATTGGTCATTGGTCATTGGAACGCGGGCATGCGGGGTAAAAGCTTTAAGCTACAATAAAAAAAATCATCGGCCCTATCTGGCAATTCAACCAGACAAGACCAATGAACTAATGAACCAGTGAACCAATGAACATTATAGGCCTGCATATTCGGTGGATTTGGCTGGTGCACCGGTTAATTTATCGGTAGCAGTTTCGGTTACCAGGTATGTTCTGTTAACGCTTGATGCTATGTTGTGTACCAGGCTGTAGTCGGTTACATTACCACTTAAATTTGCTTTTGAACGATCATTCATGGTAACGCGGGTGCTGTAAGCGTCTAATTTTAAATCGGCAGAAGCGTTGTTGTATAATTTAACATCGAGTTCTATGGCAGATAGGTTTCCGAAAGATTTAATTTCGGCATTATCATAAGCGGTTATTGACGACAGCTCTTTTGCAGTAACCCAAACAACCAATTTTTCGGTTTTGTATGATGAAATTCTCAATACACCTTTTTTTGATTGTACCAAAGCACTTTCGGTATAATATTGGTTGTAAACTTTTACCTGGTCGGCTGCGCCGGTAGTAAGGTATACCTGTACATTGCCGTAAACTTCTATTTTATTAATGTTGCTGATATCAGTTAAAACCACAGCTTTATTATTATTGTTATCTACTGCTGCGTAAGTTGAATTTGCGATGCCCAATACGGTAACTATTACTGTAAAAATGGCTATTAAGTTAGTTTTCATGGTATTAATATTTTGATTGTCAAGTAATTATTTTTGTTATTTTTTAAATACACCTATATGACGATCTCCACTAAAAATCGTTACAGCCGTTTCCGGTGTATTAGTTGTACGCAGGTTTTTTGTCGGTGAAGTGTATAATTTACACGGTGAATTTGGAGGATCTGAGGAATCTGTGGTCGGAGGACTGGGATCGGGTTACAGTGTTCGGGGACGAAGCTCGGGATACCTGAGATGGAGTATATAGACCATAAGTATCGATTTCGCTCCGTTACCTTGCAACGAAACCACACTCATCCATCGAGGCTAAGGCTTCAGACCTCAGAATCCCGGCCTCAGACCTCAGAACCATTTAAAGATAATACTTCTCCCCGTCGGTTTTTATTTTCCCCGCATCAAGTAGCAGGCGGATGGTTTCAATTTTATCTTTTTCGGTGCCGATGTTAATTGTAGTAATTAACGTTCCGATATCGGGCGTTGAGATACTGAGCAATTGTACAACCTCGTTGGTAATGTTGTCCAAAAGTTCATCTTCGTTTTTGTGGCGCTTTTCGTCGAGGCAAACATCGCAGATGCCGCATTTGCGGGCGTTCGGCTCATCAAAGTAAGCCAGCAACATTTGGCTGCGGCATTGTTTATGAACAGCATACGCAAAAACCGCCTCCATTTTTTGGCGATAGGTCTCTTTACGCTCCTGGATATAGTTTTTGTTTATAAACAACCTGTTTGATTGCTGCCGGGCTTTTAGATATGTAACCTGTGGCTTATCTGTTTGCTGAAGGTAGCTTATTAAGCCAAACTGCTGCAGCTGCAACAATCCTTCAACAACCTGCTGAACGCTTAATGTTGTACGTCTTGACAGGTCGTACTCCTTTATTTTTACATAGTTTTCAAACGCTCCGCCGTATGAACGCAACAGCGTTTTAATAAACGGATCCCAACCGGCATTCTGGATCTGGAAGTTGTACAGTACCTCGTTAACCACCTCAAACCTGAACCGCGATGGAAGAAAAACACTTTCATTGAACGACAGGTATTCGTCCTTTTCCAAAAACTTCAGGGCATTTAACGTTTTTATTGCATCCAGCTTAAAACGGCTGCAAAACGCGCCCAGGTCCAAATCAAAGCTGAGGCCTTCGCCTGCATCGTAAGCCAGTTGATAGTAATTGGCCAGGCAATGGTAAACATGTTTTATCTCATCAACGGTTGGAAAGTTAAGCTCAAACAACTTCTCCTGCCGCAGCCTGTCGGCATGAGTATATAGTAATACGCCATAAGCCTTTTGCCCGTCGCGGCCTCCCCTGCCCGCTTCCTGGTAATAGGCTTCCAGGCTTTCGGGCATATCCTTGTGGATAACAAACCTAACGTCGGGCTTGTCAATACCCATCCCAAAAGCATTAGTGGCTACAATTACCCGCGTACGGTTATTTTTCCAATCTTCCTGGCGATCAGCCCGTTCGTCCATAGGCAGGCCTGCATGGTAAAAATCGGCCTTGATGCCATTTTCGTTATAATACTTAGCAATTTCTGCAGCATCCTTGCGGCTGCGTACATAAACAATACCGCTGCCTTTAACCCCTTTGGCTATATCCAGCATCCGCCTGAATTTGTTTTCGGCATCCTGAACAACGTAGCTGATGTTGTTGCGCTCAAAACTTTGCTGATAAATAACCGGATTTTTAAATTGCAGCTTATCCTGGATATCCTGTTTAACATCAGCCGTGGCCGTTGCGGTAAGGGCAAGCACAGGCACATTGGGATGTAATTGGCGTAAATCGGCAATGTGCAGGTACGGGGGGCGAAAATCATAGCCCCATTGCGAGATACAGTGTGCTTCGTCAACCGCTATCAGGTTAACCTTCATATATTTTATTCGCTCCTGAACCAGTTCTGATAGCAGCCGCTCGGGCGAGAGGTATAAAAATTTAACCGTGCCATATATGCAGTTATCCAACGCCAGGTCAATCTCGCGCCTGCCCATGCCCGATACGATGGCAACGGCATTGATACCCTTGTCTTTCAGGTTTTCAACCTGGTCTTTCATCAATGCTATCAGCGGAGATATTACGATGCAAACACCCTCCTTAGCTAACGCGGGCACCTGGAAACAAACAGACTTGCCCCCACCTGTAGGCAGCAATGCCAAAGTATCATGACCTAATAAAACAGACTTGATGATCTCGGCCTGCATCGGCCTGAAGTGATCATGGTTCCAGTACTGTTTTAATATTTCTTCGATAGTCATGGGTTGAGTCGGAAAAGTCCGAAAGTCGGAAAGTTCGAAAGATAATAAATGTCGGTCAGGTACAATACCGTGATTTACAAAAAAAGACAAAAATCGTCAGACATCCCGAACTTTAGATTTGAAGCTACTTCCGGACTTTCCCGACTTTGCTACTGCATCAGCCAATTATAAAATTTCGGCCAGTCGCCATGCCATTGCTTTTCATTGTGGCTGGCATCTTTTATGATGGTTACGGGGGCGTTTTCGGGCTTAGCACCCTCACCCTTTATTATAGCGGCCATTTTTTGCATATCGGCAACCATATCTTCACTTTCGGCATCGCCGCAAACAAAATAAAAACGGGTTTTATTGCTGATA is drawn from Mucilaginibacter ginsenosidivorax and contains these coding sequences:
- a CDS encoding RecQ family ATP-dependent DNA helicase, whose translation is MTIEEILKQYWNHDHFRPMQAEIIKSVLLGHDTLALLPTGGGKSVCFQVPALAKEGVCIVISPLIALMKDQVENLKDKGINAVAIVSGMGRREIDLALDNCIYGTVKFLYLSPERLLSELVQERIKYMKVNLIAVDEAHCISQWGYDFRPPYLHIADLRQLHPNVPVLALTATATADVKQDIQDKLQFKNPVIYQQSFERNNISYVVQDAENKFRRMLDIAKGVKGSGIVYVRSRKDAAEIAKYYNENGIKADFYHAGLPMDERADRQEDWKNNRTRVIVATNAFGMGIDKPDVRFVIHKDMPESLEAYYQEAGRGGRDGQKAYGVLLYTHADRLRQEKLFELNFPTVDEIKHVYHCLANYYQLAYDAGEGLSFDLDLGAFCSRFKLDAIKTLNALKFLEKDEYLSFNESVFLPSRFRFEVVNEVLYNFQIQNAGWDPFIKTLLRSYGGAFENYVKIKEYDLSRRTTLSVQQVVEGLLQLQQFGLISYLQQTDKPQVTYLKARQQSNRLFINKNYIQERKETYRQKMEAVFAYAVHKQCRSQMLLAYFDEPNARKCGICDVCLDEKRHKNEDELLDNITNEVVQLLSISTPDIGTLITTINIGTEKDKIETIRLLLDAGKIKTDGEKYYL
- a CDS encoding GIN domain-containing protein, whose translation is MKTNLIAIFTVIVTVLGIANSTYAAVDNNNNKAVVLTDISNINKIEVYGNVQVYLTTGAADQVKVYNQYYTESALVQSKKGVLRISSYKTEKLVVWVTAKELSSITAYDNAEIKSFGNLSAIELDVKLYNNASADLKLDAYSTRVTMNDRSKANLSGNVTDYSLVHNIASSVNRTYLVTETATDKLTGAPAKSTEYAGL